A portion of the Patagioenas fasciata isolate bPatFas1 chromosome W, bPatFas1.hap1, whole genome shotgun sequence genome contains these proteins:
- the LOC136114500 gene encoding vasculin-like isoform X1 produces the protein MTLLQPGLIFLLLHQQRYLRSTTCTPLQSSLNLEKHSENFLWTENHYEANHRRYNSSDGCDSNIGWPNGGHFGRKEKKGWRSQGRNDTENINHRGGYHGGGSCTGTSTFHYGKGQGLRENNVSDNEIGKKEDKEVPKQFEAEDFPSLNPEYEKTPNQNKSLAAGVWEYPLNPKSISPRMLVIKKGSTKELQISRFPVVGSLHSQPVKNGTGTSVYQGLVPKPATPPAKPTQWKNQAKENKLGNPFSHESAYGISNFSPFKSTAKAFTASQNSVKESNQSNSSSLIDKVGQPRLTKLTRMRTDKKSEFLKALKQDTVEEEHEDDNHAGQEKGDESFNLHNSNSPHNERDINKNFENEILQENGNAPITSQQIIQSSAFPRADVLSSSLEAEHRLLKEMGWQEDSENDETCAPLTEDEMREFQVISEQLQKNGLRKNGILKNGLICDFKFSPWKNSTFKPALENEDSETSSSDTSDDDV, from the exons ATGACTTTGCTCCAGCCTGGCTTAATTTTCCTACTCCTCCATCAACAAAG ATATCTCAGGTCTACCACTTGTACTCCTTTACAGTCATCACTGAACTTAGAGAAACATTCTGAAAACTTTTTGTGGACAGAGAATCATTATGAAGCAAATCACAGAAGATACAACTCTTCAGATGGGTGTGATTCTAACATTGGATGGCCTAATGGAG GGCATTttgggagaaaagagaagaagggtTGGCGTTCACAAGGCAGAAATGATACAGAAAATATAAACCATCGTGGGGGATACCATGGTGGAGGTTCCTGCACTGGTACCAGCACTTTCCACTATGGAAAAGGCCAAGGACTGCGCGAAAACAATGTATCTGATAATGAAATTGGGAAAAAGGAAGACAAGGAAGTACCCAAACAGTTTGAGGCTGAAGATTTT ccatCTTTGAATCCTGAATATGAGAAAACACCAAACCAGAATAAGTCTTTAGCTGCCGGTGTGTGGG AGTACCCTTTGAATCCTAAATCTATATCTCCAAGAATGCTGGTCATTAAAAAgggcagtacaaaagaactgCAGATATCTAGATTCCCTGTAGTAGGAAGTCTTCATTCACAGCCAGTAAAGAATGGAACTGGCACGAGTGTTTATCAAGGATTAGTCCCTAAACCTGCTACTCCACCTGCAAAG CCTACACAGTGgaaaaaccaagcaaaagaaaataaacttgggAATCCATTTTCTCATGAATCTGCATATGGTATTAGCAATTTCAGTCCTTTCAAATCAACTGCCAAGGCATTTACTGCATCACAGAATTCAGTGAAAGAG AGTAATCAGTCAAATTCATCATCCCTTATTGACAAAGTTGGTCAGCCTCGTTTAACAAAATTGACAAGAATGCGGACTGATAAGAAGAGTGAATTTTTGAAAGCATTGAAACAAGATACAGTGGAAGAGGAACATGAAGACGATAATCATGCTGGGCAAGAGAAG GGTGATGAGTCCTTCAACTTGCATAACAGCAACAGTCCTCATAATGAGAGAGATATAAACAAAAACTTTGAAAATGAAATTCTGCAAGAGAACGGCAATGCTCCAATTACATCTCAACAGATCATTCAATCTTCAGCTTTCCCTCGGGCAGATGTTCTTTCAAGCTCACTTGAGGCAGAGCATAG gttgTTAAAAGAGATGGGCTGGCAAGAAGACAGTGAAAATGATGAAACATGTGCTCCACTAACAGAGGATGAGATGAGGGAATTCCAAGTCATTAGTGAACAG TTACAAAAAAATGGCCTTCGGAAAAATGGCATTTTGAAAAATGGCTTAATCTGTGACTTTAAATTTAGCCCCTGGAAAAACAGTACTTTCAAACCTGCTCTGGAGAATGAGGATTCTGAGACAAGCAGCAGTGATACATCAGATGATGATGTGTGA
- the LOC136114500 gene encoding vasculin-like isoform X2, with protein sequence MAQHDFAPAWLNFPTPPSTKSSLNLEKHSENFLWTENHYEANHRRYNSSDGCDSNIGWPNGGHFGRKEKKGWRSQGRNDTENINHRGGYHGGGSCTGTSTFHYGKGQGLRENNVSDNEIGKKEDKEVPKQFEAEDFPSLNPEYEKTPNQNKSLAAGVWEYPLNPKSISPRMLVIKKGSTKELQISRFPVVGSLHSQPVKNGTGTSVYQGLVPKPATPPAKPTQWKNQAKENKLGNPFSHESAYGISNFSPFKSTAKAFTASQNSVKESNQSNSSSLIDKVGQPRLTKLTRMRTDKKSEFLKALKQDTVEEEHEDDNHAGQEKGDESFNLHNSNSPHNERDINKNFENEILQENGNAPITSQQIIQSSAFPRADVLSSSLEAEHRLLKEMGWQEDSENDETCAPLTEDEMREFQVISEQLQKNGLRKNGILKNGLICDFKFSPWKNSTFKPALENEDSETSSSDTSDDDV encoded by the exons ATGGCGCAGCATGACTTTGCTCCAGCCTGGCTTAATTTTCCTACTCCTCCATCAACAAAG TCATCACTGAACTTAGAGAAACATTCTGAAAACTTTTTGTGGACAGAGAATCATTATGAAGCAAATCACAGAAGATACAACTCTTCAGATGGGTGTGATTCTAACATTGGATGGCCTAATGGAG GGCATTttgggagaaaagagaagaagggtTGGCGTTCACAAGGCAGAAATGATACAGAAAATATAAACCATCGTGGGGGATACCATGGTGGAGGTTCCTGCACTGGTACCAGCACTTTCCACTATGGAAAAGGCCAAGGACTGCGCGAAAACAATGTATCTGATAATGAAATTGGGAAAAAGGAAGACAAGGAAGTACCCAAACAGTTTGAGGCTGAAGATTTT ccatCTTTGAATCCTGAATATGAGAAAACACCAAACCAGAATAAGTCTTTAGCTGCCGGTGTGTGGG AGTACCCTTTGAATCCTAAATCTATATCTCCAAGAATGCTGGTCATTAAAAAgggcagtacaaaagaactgCAGATATCTAGATTCCCTGTAGTAGGAAGTCTTCATTCACAGCCAGTAAAGAATGGAACTGGCACGAGTGTTTATCAAGGATTAGTCCCTAAACCTGCTACTCCACCTGCAAAG CCTACACAGTGgaaaaaccaagcaaaagaaaataaacttgggAATCCATTTTCTCATGAATCTGCATATGGTATTAGCAATTTCAGTCCTTTCAAATCAACTGCCAAGGCATTTACTGCATCACAGAATTCAGTGAAAGAG AGTAATCAGTCAAATTCATCATCCCTTATTGACAAAGTTGGTCAGCCTCGTTTAACAAAATTGACAAGAATGCGGACTGATAAGAAGAGTGAATTTTTGAAAGCATTGAAACAAGATACAGTGGAAGAGGAACATGAAGACGATAATCATGCTGGGCAAGAGAAG GGTGATGAGTCCTTCAACTTGCATAACAGCAACAGTCCTCATAATGAGAGAGATATAAACAAAAACTTTGAAAATGAAATTCTGCAAGAGAACGGCAATGCTCCAATTACATCTCAACAGATCATTCAATCTTCAGCTTTCCCTCGGGCAGATGTTCTTTCAAGCTCACTTGAGGCAGAGCATAG gttgTTAAAAGAGATGGGCTGGCAAGAAGACAGTGAAAATGATGAAACATGTGCTCCACTAACAGAGGATGAGATGAGGGAATTCCAAGTCATTAGTGAACAG TTACAAAAAAATGGCCTTCGGAAAAATGGCATTTTGAAAAATGGCTTAATCTGTGACTTTAAATTTAGCCCCTGGAAAAACAGTACTTTCAAACCTGCTCTGGAGAATGAGGATTCTGAGACAAGCAGCAGTGATACATCAGATGATGATGTGTGA